From a single Pseudalkalibacillus hwajinpoensis genomic region:
- a CDS encoding deoxynucleoside kinase — MNQTPFIAVEGPIGVGKTSLSRAIAAHYQFTLFQEIVEENPFLGKFYDNIEEWSFQTEMFFLSHRYKQLEEMDKFHLSRHLPVISDYHIFKNKIFAQQTLNDKHFSKYMRIYDILTEGMPEPNVIIYLNASLETLLERISQRGRQIEKSIDPAYLERLSSDYERFMQEFEAHHPDIPVLRFNGDEMDFVSNEEDLHTIFQSLEHTLKKGDPVR; from the coding sequence ATGAACCAGACCCCATTTATTGCCGTCGAGGGCCCAATCGGTGTTGGAAAGACTTCTCTATCTCGAGCAATTGCTGCTCACTATCAATTTACACTTTTTCAAGAAATTGTAGAAGAGAACCCTTTTCTCGGTAAATTCTACGACAATATTGAAGAGTGGAGTTTCCAAACCGAGATGTTTTTTCTCAGCCATCGATACAAACAATTAGAGGAAATGGACAAGTTCCATTTATCAAGACATCTTCCTGTCATCTCTGATTACCATATTTTTAAGAACAAAATTTTCGCGCAACAGACTCTTAATGATAAACACTTTTCTAAATACATGAGAATCTACGACATTTTAACCGAGGGCATGCCTGAACCAAACGTTATCATTTATTTAAATGCGAGTTTGGAAACATTATTGGAACGCATTTCGCAAAGAGGAAGGCAAATTGAGAAAAGCATTGATCCCGCCTATCTAGAGCGACTTTCTTCTGATTATGAACGTTTCATGCAAGAATTTGAAGCACATCATCCAGATATTCCAGTTCTCCGTTTTAATGGTGACGAGATGGATTTTGTCTCCAATGAAGAGGACTTGCACACGATCTTCCAATCCCTCGAACATACATTGAAAAAAGGAGACCCTGTTAGATGA
- a CDS encoding D-alanyl-D-alanine carboxypeptidase family protein encodes MIVTMAFVLLLAGTFGGGKSAFAAEAPEIHAEAAILIDADSGKILYQKDPELTLSPASMTKMMSEYLLLEAIKNNEVSWDDKVTISETIHKLSQNRSLSNVPLRVDEEYTVKELYEAMAIYSANAATMALAEHVAGSETKFVEMMNAKAEEMGMKEYKFVNSSGLNNRDLVGNHPAGDPEEENMMSARSTGLLAYNLLKDFPDVLETTSTPVKNFREGTDDEIVMKNWNWLLPSLVYADKYSVKGIDGLKTGSTDLAGFAFTGTAKQDDMRLISVVMKTDSYEARFKETAKLLNFGFDQFESQMIVNKGDKPEGDSTVDVVKGKEKEVGVAAGESFNVVTDKNTEEPYELSYEYDKSLLTEDGELTAPLKQGDKVGQIVLKSTGEDFGYITGDKGSSIPLVTTESVEKAGWFTLTMRAIGGFFSGVWISAADAVKGLFS; translated from the coding sequence ATGATCGTCACCATGGCGTTTGTATTATTATTAGCAGGAACATTTGGTGGAGGCAAATCTGCATTTGCTGCAGAAGCGCCCGAAATCCATGCGGAAGCAGCGATCTTGATTGATGCAGATTCGGGGAAAATTTTATATCAAAAAGATCCTGAACTAACGCTTTCACCTGCAAGTATGACAAAAATGATGTCGGAATATTTATTACTTGAAGCCATTAAAAACAATGAAGTTAGCTGGGATGATAAAGTAACCATCAGCGAAACAATTCATAAACTTTCCCAGAATCGTTCTCTTTCAAATGTGCCTCTTCGTGTAGATGAAGAGTATACTGTTAAAGAATTGTATGAAGCGATGGCAATCTACTCTGCAAATGCTGCTACCATGGCGCTAGCAGAACACGTAGCAGGATCAGAAACAAAGTTCGTTGAGATGATGAATGCCAAAGCAGAAGAAATGGGCATGAAGGAATATAAGTTCGTGAATAGCTCTGGTTTGAATAACAGAGATCTGGTTGGCAATCATCCTGCTGGAGACCCTGAAGAAGAAAATATGATGTCAGCTCGTTCAACTGGCCTACTTGCTTATAATCTACTAAAAGATTTCCCAGATGTACTTGAAACAACAAGTACTCCTGTTAAGAATTTCCGCGAAGGTACTGATGACGAAATCGTCATGAAGAACTGGAATTGGCTCCTTCCTTCTCTTGTTTATGCTGATAAATATTCAGTCAAAGGAATTGACGGGCTAAAAACAGGATCAACTGATCTGGCAGGATTCGCATTTACTGGAACAGCAAAACAGGACGATATGCGTCTGATTTCAGTTGTTATGAAAACAGATTCCTATGAAGCTAGATTTAAAGAAACAGCGAAACTCCTTAATTTCGGATTTGATCAATTTGAATCGCAAATGATTGTCAATAAAGGTGACAAACCTGAAGGCGATTCAACTGTTGATGTTGTAAAAGGTAAAGAGAAAGAAGTAGGTGTTGCTGCAGGGGAGTCATTTAATGTGGTTACCGATAAAAATACGGAAGAACCATATGAGCTCAGCTATGAATACGATAAGTCCCTTTTAACAGAAGATGGAGAGCTAACTGCACCACTTAAACAAGGCGATAAAGTTGGACAAATTGTACTCAAATCAACTGGAGAAGACTTTGGTTACATAACTGGTGATAAAGGCTCATCTATTCCACTAGTAACGACTGAATCTGTTGAAAAAGCAGGTTGGTTCACGCTTACTATGCGGGCAATCGGTGGTTTCTTCTCGGGCGTTTGGATAAGTGCCGCGGATGCAGTGAAAGGTCTGTTTAGCTAA
- the guaB gene encoding IMP dehydrogenase, producing the protein MWETKFAKEGLTFDDVLLTPAFSDVLPREVSVKTQLTKNLELNVPIISAGMDTVTEAPMAISMARQGGLGIIHKSMSIEEQAEHVDRVKRSESGVITDPFFLMPEHQVFDAEHLMGKYRISGVPIVNEDRKLVGILTNRDLRFIEDYSIQIKDVMTKENLVTAPVGTTLKEAERVLQKHRIEKLPLVDDDGTLKGLITIKDIEKVIQFPQSAKDSRGRLLVGAAVGNTTDALKRVEKLVDAGVDVIVLDSAHGHTEGIMTKVSEIKSAFPDLSVIAGNVATAEGTKALIEAGADVVKVGIGPGSICTTRVIAGVGVPQITAVYECATEARKHGVSIIADGGIKFSGDIVKAIAAGGHAVMLGSILAGVDESPGEREIYQGRQFKVYRGMGSIGAMEKGSKDRYFQENMSKLVPEGIEGRVPYKGPLSDTIHQLIGGLRSGMGYCGTRTLDSLREDSQFVRITGAGLRESHPHDVQVTKEAPNYSV; encoded by the coding sequence ATGTGGGAAACAAAGTTTGCAAAAGAAGGGTTAACCTTCGATGATGTTTTATTAACACCAGCTTTCTCAGATGTGTTACCGAGGGAAGTATCCGTAAAGACTCAGTTAACAAAGAACCTGGAGTTAAATGTTCCGATTATTAGTGCTGGTATGGATACAGTGACTGAAGCGCCTATGGCTATTTCAATGGCACGACAGGGTGGACTAGGTATCATTCATAAGAGTATGTCTATTGAGGAACAGGCCGAGCATGTTGACCGTGTCAAACGTTCCGAAAGCGGCGTAATTACTGATCCTTTCTTTCTCATGCCAGAACATCAAGTATTCGATGCTGAGCATCTAATGGGCAAATATCGTATTTCAGGGGTTCCGATCGTCAATGAGGACCGCAAGCTAGTTGGCATCCTAACTAATCGAGATCTTCGTTTTATTGAAGATTATTCAATTCAAATTAAAGATGTCATGACAAAGGAAAATCTAGTTACTGCTCCGGTTGGTACTACGCTAAAAGAAGCAGAGCGTGTTCTTCAGAAACACAGAATTGAAAAGCTTCCTCTTGTTGATGATGATGGTACTCTTAAAGGCCTTATCACAATTAAAGATATTGAAAAGGTGATTCAGTTTCCTCAGTCAGCAAAGGATAGCAGAGGGAGACTTCTTGTAGGTGCTGCGGTAGGTAATACAACAGATGCTTTGAAGAGAGTAGAGAAGCTAGTTGATGCAGGCGTAGATGTGATCGTTCTAGATTCTGCACATGGTCATACTGAGGGTATTATGACGAAAGTAAGTGAAATAAAGAGTGCATTCCCGGACTTATCTGTTATCGCAGGAAACGTAGCAACAGCTGAAGGAACAAAAGCACTGATCGAAGCAGGTGCAGATGTGGTGAAAGTAGGAATTGGACCTGGATCCATATGTACAACACGTGTCATCGCAGGTGTTGGTGTTCCACAAATTACAGCAGTATATGAATGTGCTACTGAAGCACGTAAGCATGGGGTTAGCATTATTGCAGATGGTGGTATCAAGTTCTCTGGAGATATTGTTAAAGCGATCGCTGCAGGAGGACATGCCGTGATGCTAGGTAGTATTCTTGCTGGCGTTGACGAAAGCCCAGGTGAACGGGAAATTTACCAGGGTCGTCAATTTAAGGTCTATCGTGGTATGGGCTCTATTGGTGCTATGGAAAAAGGAAGTAAGGACCGTTATTTCCAGGAAAATATGTCTAAGCTCGTTCCCGAAGGTATTGAAGGACGCGTTCCTTACAAAGGGCCACTTAGTGATACAATTCATCAGTTAATCGGTGGATTGCGTTCCGGCATGGGGTATTGTGGGACTAGAACCCTTGACTCACTGCGTGAAGACAGCCAGTTTGTTCGTATTACTGGGGCAGGTCTCCGTGAGAGCCATCCTCATGATGTACAAGTAACAAAAGAAGCACCAAACTACTCCGTCTAA
- the pdxT gene encoding pyridoxal 5'-phosphate synthase glutaminase subunit PdxT: MVKVGVLGLQGAIREHVKALETKEAEIIVVKRVEQLEDLDGLVLPGGESTTMRRLINQYGFLEPLKAFAAEKPIFGTCAGLILLAERIDGMDGSHIGVMDVTAKRNAFGRQRESFEAPLPVKGLDEDFIGVFIRAPYIEEVGEDVEVLATFNEKIVAARHGRFLACAFHPELTDDDRMHQMFIEMVLEFKKQGLATE, encoded by the coding sequence ATGGTGAAAGTCGGAGTGCTTGGACTGCAGGGAGCGATCCGAGAACATGTGAAAGCACTTGAAACAAAAGAAGCAGAAATCATTGTAGTTAAGCGTGTGGAGCAGCTTGAAGATTTAGATGGCCTTGTGTTGCCTGGTGGCGAAAGTACAACAATGCGACGCTTAATTAATCAGTATGGCTTTCTTGAGCCGTTAAAAGCCTTTGCAGCTGAGAAGCCGATCTTCGGTACATGTGCTGGTCTTATTCTTCTAGCTGAGCGTATTGATGGAATGGATGGTTCTCACATCGGGGTGATGGATGTGACCGCAAAGCGTAATGCCTTTGGACGTCAGCGTGAAAGCTTTGAAGCACCATTACCTGTTAAAGGATTGGATGAAGATTTTATTGGCGTCTTCATTCGCGCTCCATACATTGAAGAAGTTGGAGAAGACGTTGAAGTGCTTGCAACATTTAACGAGAAGATTGTGGCTGCTCGCCATGGACGTTTTCTCGCATGTGCTTTCCACCCGGAATTGACTGATGATGATCGCATGCACCAAATGTTTATCGAGATGGTTCTTGAGTTTAAGAAACAAGGACTTGCAACCGAGTAA
- the pdxS gene encoding pyridoxal 5'-phosphate synthase lyase subunit PdxS, which yields MNQQTGTDRVKRGMAEMQKGGVIMDVVNAEQAKIAEEAGAVAVMALERVPSDIRAAGGVARMADPTIVEDVVNAVSIPVMAKCRIGHIVEARVLESMGVDYIDESEVLTPVDEEFHLDKRKYTVPFVCGARNLGEALRRVGEGAAMLRTKGEPGTGNVVEAVRHMRLIQSQIRKVKSMSEDELMTEAKNLQAPFELLLQIKELGRLPVVNFAAGGVATPADAALMMELGSDGVFVGSGIFKSDNPEKFAKAIVEATTHYQDYELIASISKNLGIAMPGIEISSLKPSERMQDRGW from the coding sequence ATGAATCAACAAACAGGTACAGATCGTGTAAAACGTGGTATGGCTGAAATGCAAAAAGGTGGCGTCATTATGGACGTTGTCAATGCAGAGCAAGCAAAGATTGCAGAAGAAGCTGGTGCAGTAGCTGTAATGGCGCTAGAACGCGTTCCTTCTGACATCCGTGCAGCAGGCGGCGTAGCTCGTATGGCTGATCCTACAATTGTAGAGGATGTTGTAAATGCAGTATCCATTCCAGTGATGGCAAAATGCCGTATTGGCCACATTGTAGAAGCACGTGTGCTTGAATCAATGGGTGTTGATTATATTGATGAGAGTGAAGTATTAACTCCAGTTGATGAGGAATTCCATCTTGATAAGCGTAAGTATACTGTTCCGTTTGTATGTGGAGCACGTAACCTTGGGGAAGCACTGCGCCGTGTTGGTGAAGGTGCTGCAATGCTTCGTACTAAAGGTGAACCAGGAACAGGGAATGTTGTTGAAGCTGTGCGCCACATGCGTCTTATTCAATCCCAGATTCGTAAAGTGAAAAGTATGTCTGAAGATGAACTAATGACAGAAGCGAAAAATCTTCAAGCGCCATTCGAGCTTCTTCTTCAAATTAAAGAGCTTGGACGTCTTCCAGTTGTTAACTTTGCAGCAGGCGGTGTAGCAACACCTGCTGATGCAGCGTTAATGATGGAGCTTGGATCTGACGGCGTTTTCGTTGGTTCTGGTATCTTCAAATCAGACAATCCAGAGAAGTTTGCTAAAGCGATTGTGGAAGCAACAACTCATTATCAAGATTACGAGTTAATCGCAAGCATTTCTAAAAACCTTGGTATTGCAATGCCGGGTATTGAAATTTCTTCACTGAAGCCATCAGAACGCATGCAAGATCGCGGCTGGTAA
- a CDS encoding deoxynucleoside kinase has product MNLREKYNIPQDAVITIAGTVGVGKSTITSSLANALQFRTSLEKVDNNPYLEKFYNDFSRWSFHLQIYFLAERFKEQKRMFEYGGGFVQDRSIYEDTGIFAKMHYEKGTMSSVDYDTYTNLFQSMVMTPFFPHPDLMIYLEGSFEDVVGRIKERGRPMEQQTPTAYWEEMYERYTNWIDSFNACPILRLNINEYDLVNDPSSIELILKRIEQKFNQVPSITR; this is encoded by the coding sequence ATGAACCTCAGAGAAAAGTACAACATTCCACAAGATGCCGTGATCACTATTGCTGGTACGGTAGGCGTTGGAAAATCCACCATTACTAGCTCACTTGCTAATGCCTTGCAATTTAGAACATCTCTTGAAAAGGTGGACAATAATCCCTACCTTGAAAAATTCTATAACGACTTCTCTCGCTGGAGTTTCCATTTGCAAATCTATTTCCTTGCAGAGCGATTTAAAGAACAGAAACGAATGTTTGAATATGGAGGCGGCTTTGTACAGGACCGCTCCATTTATGAAGATACTGGCATCTTTGCGAAGATGCATTATGAAAAAGGAACGATGTCGAGCGTGGATTATGACACGTACACCAATCTTTTTCAATCAATGGTCATGACACCTTTCTTCCCCCATCCTGACTTAATGATTTACCTTGAAGGCTCATTTGAGGATGTAGTGGGACGCATTAAAGAACGCGGACGGCCAATGGAACAACAAACGCCAACTGCATACTGGGAAGAAATGTACGAGCGCTATACGAACTGGATTGATAGCTTTAATGCTTGCCCAATCCTTCGCTTAAACATAAATGAGTATGACCTTGTCAACGATCCTTCTTCGATCGAACTGATCTTAAAACGAATTGAACAGAAATTTAATCAGGTTCCTTCAATAACTCGTTAA
- a CDS encoding heavy metal translocating P-type ATPase, which produces MKIDKEAQSSCCSSIQDSGDPQTTVTGSCCSGGENQNSHNREKEENVSISSTCCENEAPREATTSSCCSTTESNNHIQDEKKEEKKNIIEYKINGMDCPSCAATIEKGLRKTKGIQSVQVHYGTGKMAVGAEDPSIYNQIPNQVRKLGFEAELVGSDKNMETYKIEGMDCGSCAMTIKKHLSRNPNVQEVRVSFSTGKMQVDHTTNQMEIVKEVQRAGFDASLDSSEHQKDQASGKKKGRPNTTTISGIFLALGFAGSFSNVPVEFITALYAMAIVIGGFKPVKSAFYAIKSGSLDMNVLMASAAIGAALIGEWFEGATVVWLFALGNTLQNRSIERTRESIRSLINLTPSEATVKSGDQLIRKAVEEVEVNDVIIVKPGEKIPLDGEVLIGASSINQAPITGESLPVDKQQGDTVYAGTVNESGSLDIRVKKLVKDTTIAKIIHLVEEAQEKKAPTQAFVDRFASVYTPIVFVLALSVMVLPPLFGFGTWGEWLYKGLALLVVACPCALVISTPVAIVSAIGNAAKNGVLIKGGTFLEKAGAIQAIAFDKTGTLTEGKPKVAEVIALNNDREKLIAIARTIEEYSTHPIAQAITTYAEERDIPVKEGKAFKAIAGKGAQATIEGAEYFAGNPKLFKEMNVSLNDIEGRIESLQRDGNTLVVVGTSTEILGIFAVADTIRDITVQSIQTLKGVGMKEMVMLTGDNEGTAKKIASETGVDRYFAELLPEDKVTAIKKLQNEGKSVAMVGDGINDAPALATADLGIAMGGAGTDTAMETADIVLMADNLEKLPHTIRLSRKAMNIIKQNIWFSLITKLAALVLIFPGFLTLWMAVLSDTGAALLVILNSMRLLRQK; this is translated from the coding sequence ATGAAAATTGATAAAGAAGCACAATCAAGCTGCTGTTCTAGCATTCAGGACTCGGGAGATCCTCAAACCACAGTAACCGGTTCCTGCTGTTCTGGGGGAGAAAACCAAAATTCACATAACAGAGAGAAAGAAGAAAATGTTTCTATATCTTCTACATGTTGCGAAAATGAGGCACCAAGGGAAGCAACAACTTCATCATGCTGTAGTACAACTGAGAGTAACAACCACATTCAGGATGAAAAGAAAGAAGAGAAAAAGAATATTATCGAGTACAAAATTAATGGGATGGACTGTCCTTCTTGTGCAGCCACTATTGAGAAAGGCTTACGGAAGACTAAAGGAATCCAATCTGTTCAGGTCCATTATGGAACTGGAAAAATGGCGGTCGGTGCGGAAGATCCCTCTATCTACAATCAGATTCCTAACCAAGTACGAAAATTAGGCTTTGAAGCTGAACTCGTAGGTTCAGATAAAAACATGGAAACCTATAAAATCGAAGGCATGGATTGTGGCTCTTGTGCCATGACCATTAAAAAACACCTGAGTAGAAATCCAAATGTGCAAGAGGTTCGAGTGAGCTTCTCCACAGGGAAAATGCAGGTGGATCACACTACGAATCAAATGGAAATTGTAAAAGAAGTACAAAGGGCCGGCTTTGACGCTTCATTAGATTCATCCGAACACCAAAAAGATCAAGCGTCAGGTAAGAAAAAGGGGAGACCTAATACAACAACAATTTCCGGAATTTTTCTAGCCCTTGGTTTTGCGGGGTCTTTTTCAAATGTTCCGGTTGAGTTCATTACGGCCTTATATGCAATGGCTATTGTTATCGGTGGTTTTAAGCCAGTGAAGAGTGCCTTTTATGCGATTAAAAGTGGTTCCCTGGACATGAATGTTCTAATGGCTTCTGCAGCGATAGGAGCAGCCCTTATTGGAGAATGGTTTGAAGGTGCGACTGTCGTATGGCTTTTCGCCTTAGGGAATACGCTACAAAACAGATCCATTGAGCGTACTAGAGAATCCATAAGAAGTCTGATAAATCTCACGCCTTCGGAAGCTACAGTTAAATCTGGGGATCAACTGATCCGGAAAGCTGTGGAAGAAGTGGAGGTCAATGATGTCATCATCGTCAAACCAGGAGAAAAAATCCCTCTGGATGGGGAAGTCCTAATCGGCGCTTCCAGTATTAATCAGGCTCCGATTACTGGAGAATCCCTACCTGTAGATAAACAACAAGGGGACACCGTTTATGCTGGTACGGTTAATGAAAGTGGATCTTTAGATATAAGGGTTAAGAAATTAGTGAAGGATACAACAATTGCCAAGATCATTCATTTGGTGGAAGAGGCTCAAGAGAAGAAAGCCCCCACCCAAGCGTTTGTCGATCGTTTTGCCAGTGTCTACACTCCGATTGTTTTTGTTCTAGCCCTTTCCGTGATGGTTCTACCTCCGTTGTTTGGATTCGGCACCTGGGGAGAGTGGCTCTATAAAGGGCTTGCATTATTAGTAGTGGCTTGCCCGTGTGCCCTCGTCATCTCCACTCCTGTAGCCATCGTATCGGCTATTGGAAATGCAGCTAAGAATGGAGTTTTAATCAAAGGAGGAACGTTCTTAGAGAAAGCTGGAGCGATTCAAGCGATTGCTTTTGATAAGACAGGGACCTTGACAGAAGGGAAACCAAAAGTTGCGGAAGTGATTGCCCTTAATAACGATAGGGAAAAACTCATCGCTATTGCACGAACTATTGAAGAGTATTCCACCCACCCAATCGCTCAAGCCATTACCACTTACGCAGAAGAACGAGATATTCCTGTTAAGGAAGGGAAAGCGTTTAAAGCGATTGCGGGGAAAGGAGCACAAGCTACCATAGAGGGGGCTGAATACTTTGCCGGAAACCCGAAGTTGTTTAAAGAAATGAACGTTTCCCTTAATGATATAGAAGGACGTATCGAGTCTTTACAAAGAGATGGAAACACGCTTGTAGTCGTTGGTACTTCTACAGAAATTCTAGGGATTTTCGCTGTTGCTGATACAATCCGAGACATTACCGTTCAATCGATTCAGACACTCAAGGGAGTAGGAATGAAAGAGATGGTGATGTTGACAGGAGATAATGAAGGAACGGCGAAAAAAATCGCTAGCGAAACAGGTGTCGATCGTTACTTTGCTGAATTATTACCTGAAGACAAAGTGACGGCAATTAAGAAATTACAAAATGAAGGAAAAAGTGTAGCAATGGTGGGAGATGGGATCAATGATGCACCGGCTTTAGCCACAGCTGATCTTGGAATCGCCATGGGCGGCGCAGGGACGGATACAGCCATGGAAACAGCCGATATTGTTCTCATGGCAGATAATTTGGAGAAGCTGCCACACACCATCCGTTTGAGCCGTAAAGCAATGAACATCATTAAGCAGAATATTTGGTTCTCCTTAATTACTAAATTAGCCGCGCTTGTTTTAATCTTTCCAGGATTCTTAACCTTATGGATGGCTGTTTTGAGTGATACGGGTGCAGCCCTACTGGTTATTCTTAACAGTATGAGATTATTGAGGCAAAAATAG
- the serS gene encoding serine--tRNA ligase, giving the protein MIDLKYLRKNFEEVKVKLSKRGEDLVGLDRFEELDQRRRELIAETEQLKSKRNEVSKNVAVFKREKKDADHLIKEMREVGDKVKIIDEELRSVETELEQILLQIPNIPHESVPIGETEDDNIEIRTWGEKTNFEFEAKPHWDVATDLNIINFERAAKVTGSRFAFYKGAGARLERSLINFMMDLHESEHGYEEILPPYLVNRESMTGTGQLPKFEEDAFKIREEDYFLIPTAEVPVTNFHRDEILDVGDLPLAYTAFSACFRSEAGSAGRDTRGLIRQHQFNKVELVRFVKPEDSYDELEKLTGHAEKVLQLLNLPYRVMSMCTADLGFTAAKKYDIEVWIPSYGTYREISSCSNFEDFQARRAGIRFRREKNGKPEFLHTLNGSGLAIGRTVAAILENYQQEDGSVVVPEVLRPYMGGREVIK; this is encoded by the coding sequence ATGATTGATTTAAAGTACTTACGCAAAAATTTCGAGGAAGTAAAAGTGAAATTATCCAAGCGTGGGGAAGACCTTGTAGGACTCGATCGTTTCGAAGAACTTGATCAGCGCAGAAGAGAACTAATCGCAGAAACCGAGCAATTGAAGAGTAAGCGTAATGAAGTTTCTAAAAACGTTGCTGTATTTAAGCGCGAGAAGAAAGATGCAGATCATTTAATTAAGGAAATGCGCGAAGTAGGCGATAAGGTCAAAATAATTGATGAAGAGCTTCGAAGTGTTGAAACGGAGCTTGAGCAGATCCTTCTTCAAATCCCGAATATCCCACATGAAAGTGTCCCTATTGGCGAGACAGAAGACGATAACATTGAAATTCGCACGTGGGGTGAAAAAACGAATTTTGAATTTGAAGCGAAGCCGCACTGGGATGTTGCTACTGATTTAAATATCATAAATTTTGAGCGCGCTGCGAAAGTAACGGGTAGTCGTTTTGCCTTTTATAAAGGTGCAGGTGCCCGTCTAGAACGATCTCTCATTAACTTTATGATGGATCTTCACGAATCTGAGCATGGCTATGAAGAAATTCTTCCACCATACCTTGTGAACCGTGAAAGTATGACTGGAACAGGTCAGCTACCTAAATTTGAAGAGGACGCATTTAAAATCCGTGAGGAAGACTATTTTTTAATTCCAACGGCAGAAGTACCGGTTACAAACTTCCACCGCGATGAAATTCTTGATGTGGGAGATCTTCCACTTGCCTACACAGCATTTAGTGCGTGCTTCCGTTCTGAAGCAGGCTCTGCAGGTCGTGACACAAGAGGGTTAATTCGTCAGCACCAGTTTAACAAGGTTGAGCTTGTTCGCTTTGTGAAACCTGAAGATTCTTATGACGAGCTTGAGAAGCTTACTGGACACGCTGAGAAGGTGCTTCAACTATTGAACCTACCATATCGTGTGATGAGCATGTGTACAGCTGATCTCGGTTTTACAGCTGCGAAGAAATACGATATTGAAGTGTGGATTCCAAGCTATGGAACTTATCGTGAAATTTCTTCATGCAGTAACTTTGAAGATTTCCAGGCACGCCGTGCAGGCATTCGCTTCCGTAGAGAAAAGAATGGCAAACCTGAATTCCTTCACACTTTAAATGGGTCTGGTCTTGCGATTGGAAGAACAGTTGCAGCCATTCTTGAGAATTACCAGCAGGAAGACGGTTCCGTCGTCGTTCCAGAAGTCCTTCGTCCATATATGGGTGGGCGAGAAGTGATTAAATAG
- a CDS encoding cation:proton antiporter, with translation MMDSHQILILLFIGYLVYTIDKKQKNFPAPLVLLLLGIVLSFIPFFESVHITKAIIFEWFLPALLFISAYQFPFSHLKKHAGVTTVLSTVGLMLSALLLGGLLYVFSGPFLPLSFVGALLIASILTPTDPVSVVSILKQASKDPKIADVVEGESMVNDGTSIVLFTLFAGMYLEGKTFSISSFVYDFVLVSLGGIIIGALFGWVVCRAIYVTHQRQYQVMLSIVLAYGSFYVAEQFGVSGVLSVVTAGIVLSFELERLIKESHYREYLNSFWEVVEPSILALIFLLIGIETTNYLAFDQWVFAGIIFVASILVRFLVLSGIIKSFPAWRKEFNWKDISLVTWSGIRGTMSVALLLSLESEYGSGDSTLISLTFGAVLLSLVFQSLTIYPLSSYFERKAGY, from the coding sequence ATGATGGATTCACACCAAATTCTGATTCTCTTATTTATTGGTTATCTAGTCTATACCATTGATAAAAAACAGAAGAACTTTCCAGCTCCATTAGTGCTTTTGCTTCTAGGTATTGTTCTTTCCTTTATCCCATTCTTTGAATCTGTACATATTACGAAAGCAATTATTTTTGAATGGTTTTTACCAGCTCTACTATTTATTTCAGCTTACCAGTTTCCTTTTTCTCATTTAAAAAAGCATGCTGGGGTTACAACGGTTCTTAGTACAGTTGGACTCATGTTAAGTGCTCTTCTTCTTGGAGGGTTATTATACGTATTCAGTGGTCCATTTCTTCCACTGTCCTTTGTCGGTGCGCTGTTGATCGCTTCCATCCTAACACCTACTGACCCGGTTTCTGTTGTTTCAATTTTAAAACAAGCATCAAAAGATCCTAAGATAGCAGACGTCGTTGAAGGAGAATCCATGGTTAATGATGGGACAAGTATCGTTCTCTTTACGCTATTTGCAGGTATGTATTTAGAGGGGAAGACTTTTTCAATCAGTTCCTTTGTCTATGATTTCGTTCTTGTTTCTCTTGGTGGAATTATCATTGGTGCACTATTCGGATGGGTAGTCTGTAGGGCGATTTATGTGACTCATCAACGTCAGTACCAGGTAATGTTAAGTATTGTTCTCGCGTACGGAAGTTTTTATGTGGCAGAACAGTTTGGGGTTTCAGGCGTTCTTTCGGTCGTCACTGCAGGGATTGTCCTTTCATTTGAGCTTGAGCGTTTAATTAAAGAATCTCACTACAGGGAGTATTTGAATAGTTTCTGGGAAGTTGTCGAACCAAGTATTCTAGCCCTTATCTTTTTGTTGATTGGTATTGAAACAACAAACTATCTAGCTTTTGATCAATGGGTATTTGCTGGCATCATATTTGTTGCATCTATTCTTGTTCGTTTTCTTGTTCTTTCCGGTATTATTAAATCTTTTCCGGCATGGAGAAAGGAATTTAATTGGAAAGATATCTCACTTGTCACCTGGTCTGGCATTCGCGGAACAATGTCAGTGGCATTGCTCCTTAGTCTTGAATCAGAGTATGGATCTGGAGACAGCACGCTCATTTCCCTCACATTTGGTGCCGTCCTCCTATCGCTTGTCTTTCAAAGTCTCACGATCTATCCACTTTCAAGTTATTTTGAAAGGAAGGCCGGTTATTAG